Proteins found in one Nostoc sp. NIES-3756 genomic segment:
- a CDS encoding LLM class flavin-dependent oxidoreductase, whose translation MRSRELQPSKTVERIMSVIDTTSLTTSQEAIASPTDYPDSPLSQALRQPVLLGLFLPIHHGGWSSSTLPRTTDWSFDYNAKLTQKAEELGFDLVFGYSTWQPKGGQGPTRTEAGLDAFIATASLASITSRILLISTIHVLYGPWHPIHLAKFGATLDHISQGRWGINVVTGHRAYEHELFGWSQIEHDHRYELADEFITVLKRLWSETENFSYKSQSSWQFKDAYISPRPLYGRPILVNATGSDAGIKFAGRHSDIVFITSPAGGDIENALSSLPAHTARVKESAIANGRKIRTLLNPLIVVRETEKEAEEYAQAIIDHADYESISGRSRISSDAHAWRGHQKGNLRHGVGSAIGGNVQLIGSPEQIAEQLLQLNQAGVDGFQLAFYDFEPDLDFFGKRVLPLLKQAGLRL comes from the coding sequence ATGAGAAGTCGGGAATTACAGCCAAGCAAAACTGTAGAGAGAATTATGAGTGTAATTGACACCACTTCTTTGACAACCAGTCAAGAGGCGATCGCTAGTCCTACAGACTATCCCGACAGTCCTCTATCCCAGGCTCTTCGGCAGCCTGTGCTTTTAGGATTATTCTTACCAATTCATCATGGTGGTTGGAGTTCATCAACCTTACCGCGTACTACCGACTGGTCTTTTGATTACAATGCCAAGTTGACACAAAAAGCTGAGGAGTTAGGTTTTGACTTAGTTTTCGGCTACTCTACATGGCAGCCAAAGGGCGGACAGGGGCCGACTCGCACAGAAGCTGGTTTAGATGCCTTTATTGCCACTGCTTCCCTTGCTAGCATTACCTCACGTATTTTGTTAATTTCCACAATTCATGTCCTTTACGGGCCTTGGCATCCCATCCATCTAGCCAAATTTGGGGCGACACTTGACCACATTTCTCAAGGTCGCTGGGGAATAAATGTTGTCACCGGACATAGGGCTTATGAGCATGAACTGTTCGGCTGGAGTCAAATAGAACACGATCACCGTTATGAACTTGCCGACGAATTTATCACTGTTTTGAAACGGTTGTGGTCGGAAACTGAGAATTTCTCTTACAAGAGTCAGAGTTCTTGGCAGTTCAAGGATGCCTACATCAGCCCCCGTCCGCTTTATGGTCGTCCTATCCTAGTTAACGCCACTGGCTCGGATGCCGGGATTAAGTTTGCTGGCCGCCATTCTGATATCGTCTTCATCACCAGTCCCGCAGGCGGAGATATAGAAAACGCCTTATCTTCCCTACCCGCTCATACTGCCCGTGTAAAAGAATCAGCGATCGCGAATGGTAGAAAAATTCGCACCCTCTTAAATCCGCTTATCGTCGTGCGTGAAACGGAAAAAGAGGCTGAAGAATATGCTCAAGCAATCATCGACCATGCAGATTATGAGTCAATTTCTGGGCGTTCTCGCATCAGCAGCGATGCCCACGCCTGGAGAGGACATCAGAAGGGAAATCTGCGTCATGGTGTTGGCAGTGCGATCGGCGGTAATGTGCAGCTAATCGGTTCCCCTGAACAAATCGCCGAACAACTCCTGCAACTAAATCAAGCTGGTGTCGATGGCTTTCAACTTGCTTTCTACGATTTTGAGCCAGATTTAGATTTCTTTGGCAAGCGTGTTCTACCACTCCTCAAACAAGCTGGACTTCGGCTTTGA
- a CDS encoding acyl-CoA dehydrogenase family protein, producing MIKSPEKLADTTIQFSAPVTAKSPELQQLFDYIALGASERDRDRILPFDVVELIRRSRLGALRIPVAEGGAGSTARELFEVVIRLGDADPNVAHIVRNHFSVTERILRSERTERNRRWLKAVVDGAIIGLASTELEVKRAGGGQVVNTKLTPDGDGYRLNGTKYYSTGSLYADLIFVRVLVPDGTTAFILIPTNREGLELVDDWDGFGQRLTGTGTTTFTNVRVEADEVFFETDTDKDNLPYNIVPQLFLTAINAGIIRSVLRDATALIRNRPRTFYHAVSEQAADDPILQQTVGQIAANAFAAEAIVLAAADGLDRLPAAQAQGEETETAVALATSLSASKAKLIVDDLALRSATLLFEVGGASTTKKSSNFDRHWRNARTLSSHNPNHFKARAIGDYEINGTPLPQRGFF from the coding sequence ATGATAAAGAGTCCAGAGAAACTTGCAGATACGACAATTCAGTTTTCGGCTCCGGTCACAGCTAAATCGCCGGAACTCCAGCAGCTTTTTGACTATATAGCTTTGGGAGCTTCTGAGCGCGATCGCGATCGCATCCTACCCTTTGATGTGGTGGAACTAATTCGTCGTTCTCGCCTGGGTGCGTTGAGAATACCTGTTGCTGAAGGTGGTGCTGGTAGCACTGCACGGGAACTATTTGAGGTCGTAATTCGCCTGGGTGATGCTGACCCTAATGTTGCTCATATTGTGCGCAATCATTTCTCTGTGACCGAGCGAATTTTGCGTTCTGAGCGTACCGAGAGAAACCGTCGATGGCTCAAGGCGGTTGTCGATGGGGCGATTATTGGACTCGCTTCCACTGAATTGGAAGTCAAGCGGGCTGGCGGCGGGCAAGTCGTAAATACGAAATTAACACCCGATGGTGATGGCTATCGTCTGAATGGAACGAAGTATTACAGCACTGGCAGCCTTTATGCAGACTTGATTTTTGTGCGTGTACTAGTACCCGATGGCACTACAGCGTTTATACTCATTCCTACTAACCGTGAGGGTCTTGAACTCGTGGACGACTGGGACGGCTTCGGACAAAGACTCACAGGTACGGGAACGACAACATTCACGAATGTCCGTGTAGAGGCAGATGAGGTATTTTTTGAGACAGACACAGACAAAGACAACCTACCCTACAACATCGTCCCGCAATTATTTTTAACAGCAATTAATGCTGGTATTATTCGCAGCGTTCTACGCGATGCTACAGCCCTCATCCGTAACAGACCCCGGACTTTCTACCATGCTGTATCCGAGCAAGCAGCAGATGACCCAATCTTGCAGCAGACTGTTGGGCAGATTGCCGCCAATGCCTTTGCGGCCGAAGCGATTGTCCTAGCCGCAGCTGATGGACTTGACCGCCTCCCTGCTGCCCAAGCTCAGGGAGAGGAAACTGAGACAGCTGTAGCTTTGGCAACTTCTTTGAGTGCATCCAAGGCGAAGTTGATTGTTGATGATTTGGCTCTACGTTCAGCTACCTTGTTGTTTGAAGTTGGTGGAGCTTCCACAACTAAGAAAAGCTCCAACTTTGACCGTCATTGGCGCAATGCCCGTACTTTATCCTCACACAACCCAAATCATTTTAAAGCTCGTGCGATCGGGGACTACGAGATCAACGGTACACCATTGCCGCAACGAGGATTCTTCTAA